The Niabella beijingensis genomic interval TTGTCAAATTATAGTTGTAGCGTACGGTTAGAATTTATATCCGAACGAAAGACCAAAACTGTTATTCCTTAAAACCTCGTCGGGTTTCCGTCCGTCGGTCTTCGGTTCCAGATTGGTCAGCCCCAGTTGTCCGTTCAGCTGTACGGAAAAGCGGTTGGCAAACTCGTATCCGAAAAGCAGGTTGGCACCAACCTCTGCACGTTTACCAAAGGTCATTTTATCCGGATCATTGCCAAAATCATTATAGTCGTTGGCAAATTCAAGATCTCCGGTTTCCGTACCTGCCACATCCGTTACGCGTTTAAATTTACCTCCAAGAGTATAAGAGAAATAAGGTCCTGCACCAATCAGCAGGTTCCCGTTCCCGGCAGCGGGTTTGAAGATAAAGTTCACCGGCACTTCCAGGTTATAGGTATTGATCTTTGTGTAATCGCCTGAGGCCGCCGGAGAATAAATATCTGCATTAAAATATTCGTGTGCATCTTTTGTCAGCTTGGCCCCTTTCATACTGAACAATGCGCCTGGTTGTACATAAAACTCATCTGCAACAGGAATATCGAAAGTAAGACCGGCATTAAATCCCGGTGTCAGCTTGGCACCATCCACTGTGTTTCCATCTGCATCTTTAATGGTAAGATTAGAGAGATTTACACCCGCGCGCACCCCTACTTCCACCTGCGCCATTGCCGAACCGGCTACGGTAATTGCAGCCGCCACCAGGAAAGATCTCAGAACAAGTTTACTTCGTTTCATAACTTAAGGATTTTATTAAATTAATTATAGTTGTTCCCAACTAAACCAGACAACATTCCTTAAGCAAGCGCTGCACCAATGAAGCTCACTTTAAAAGCTTTATCATTTATTTAATATTTTAAGAGATAGAGCACGAAAATTTTATGCTGACGATACAAAAGAATTGTTAAAAATGACAGGCAAGTTCCATGAACTCAGACTAAGCTGCCTGTAAATAAACGTCCCTCCGGAAAATGTTGTGTCAAAAAAAACAGTGTCAACATTACAATGACACAAAACGCATTGACACAATTTTGTGTCAACCGGAATGGTGTCAATTCAAAGATGACACGACCCGGGTTGACACAAAAAATAAAACGGATCAGGTCCTATACATATATGGATCGGATCAATAAAAAAGGTCAACATTTGTGTTGACCTTCTGAATAAGCAGTGCTCCGGATCTTTGTGTAATATATCAATCGAGCTTCAATTGTTGCGGGTCTTCTTTTACCGGACGGGATGAGGCGGGCACTTCTTTGATAGTGCCTGTTTTTATTTTAACCGGTGCTGCCCCGGGCACTTTCTTTACGGCCGGGGCCGGTTTTGCCGGCCGGCTTTTTCCACGTTCCCATACCGCTTCTTTTGCAGGCAAGGGCGTAACCGTCCCCAGGTTCTTTTTTCGTACTTCAACAGGTTCGTTGATCTGCCCGATTTTCGTTTTGAGCGGTGCCATATCCATATTGACCGTGCCTGTCGTCTTTAGTGTAACACGCTCCACCGGGCTGATCTTCGCAATTGTTTCATCGTTTATATACCCAATCTTTGCTATGGCCTGTTCTTCCTCTGCCGGTGGTGCCGGTGGTGGCAATTCCGGTACTGTCGGAGGTGGCGGCGGCGATGGCAATTCCGGTACGGCGGCCCTTTGGGATTCCGTCATTTTAAGATAGATCTTTACAAGCTGCTGAAGGTGCTCTCCGTTGCCATTCTTCTGATCTTCCGACTCTTTTAGAGCGGCCTGGTAAAAATCTACATATGTTTTCATTTCTCCCGCACTGGCGCCCTTCCCCCCTGCCGGCTGCCCTTTTCTGGACGGAGGAGGTGGTGGCGGCGGCGGAATTTTTACGCCGTATTTTCTTTCAAACGCCGCCTGTTTTTCCGCGCTGCTGATATCTGCTTTCACTGTTTTCCCGTTCCTGTACGTTAAAACGGCAGCCGCTTTTCCCTTAGGTGCTATCACGCTGAGACTTTTAACAGCATCCGGGAGCTTTTGTTCTTTTGGTGCTTTGGGCGGCGGTGGCGGTGGCTCCTGTGTATATACCCGCTCCGCAAATACAAAAATAAGCAGGGCCAGTACCGGAGCGACCATCACCGCTTTAATACCTGTTCTGAACCGATTTGTTTCTTGCTGTAACATAAGTAACCTTTTTTTTGTGGTTAAAAAATAGAAACTGCTTGCAAGCGGTATGGATTGATTTACGTAAATCGTTTTTAACAGCAACTGCTGGTAGGCCACCCGGTGTTCCTGTCCGCCGGCTGCTGCCTGGTCTGCCAGGAACTCGTGATTGAGCCGGATAGCCCTCCGGTACAATAACACAAAGGGATTGAACCACATCAGCGCACCAATTAATTCTGTCAGCACAATGTCCCAGGTATGTTTCTGGCGCACATGCGCGAGCTCATGCATAAGAATGGCTGCTTCAACCTTGTGATGGTCAAAATCTGCCTTCTTCAAAAAGATATAGTTAAAAAAGGAATGCGGCATAACCGGCGCTTCCGACAATACCAGCGTTGCGCCTTCAAAAACACGTTGCTCATTTCCCTTTATCTTCTGCCTTATCTGGTACAGGTGCAGCGCAAAACGCAGCAGCAATACCACACTTACCACGCCTGCCGTCACAAAAGCCCATTGCAGCAGCAGCTCCGGCCAGGGGGTGATTTCAGGTACCGGGGGAATGACAGTAGCCGTTGATGGCAGTAGCACCACTGGTTTCAGCCGTACCTCTATTACAGCCAGCGGAATTAAAAATGGCAACAGCATACCGCCCAGCAGGTAAAACCGGTTAAACACCAGCATTTTTTCCTTCTGCAGGAAGAAGAAATAAAATACATACAGCAGGCCGCTGCAGAAAATGACTTTAAAAAGATAAGCGATCATTTTAAAAAATTTCAGTTGTTAGCCGTTCTGTTTTTTATCTTTTAGCCATGTACAACATCCCATACCCTGTAACAGGCTTTCCATTGTACACATAGGTTCTGGAGGCATAATCGGCAAAGCGCTTTTTTCCAAGATGCAATCCCAACCCTTCCAGAAAGCGTGTCCGGTCCTCGTCGGTAGCAACAGACGTTGTCACTTTTCTGCCATCCGGATAAACAACAATGATGCGTCGATCGTTGTTTTTATACTTCTCATTTACCTGTACGAGCTGATTTTGCTTTGCCGCCAGGAAAATACCCGGTAGCTTTTCGTTTACCGTCCCGCGCTGTTCATCCGTCATACCAAAATACAGGTCGAGTGCCGGGCGTAACATTTGTTTATACCAGAAAACTTTTTCTCCTTTATCCTCCATCACATACTTTTCGATAAATTTTCCGAATTCCATCATTTTTGCTTCAGCCAGTCCCTTATTTACAGGATAGGACCTGTAGGGGATCTCCGAAGAATCGCCCTGTACCCGCAGGTTGACCACTGGGGACGGCATTGGTTCCGGCGTTGTGGTATTCTTAATTTCCTCCGAACTGTTACCTGCCGGTATCGTTTCTTTTTCAGCGCCCTCTTTTGCAGGTAAAGGTTTAGGATCTTTTCCTGAGCTTTTTACTGCTTCAGTGTCGTAGCTGAAATCCGGAACAACAAGCTGCGCCACCTTTTTTTGAGCGGCCCTTATCAGGTCCGCCATATTCCCGTAGGTGACCGGTTCGTTTAGTTTAAGGCCCCGTCCATTTACCGGGTTCGCAAAAACAGCCAGCAATGGAATAAATACAAAAAGCGCAATCAATCCTTTTGTACGTTTGACCTTTGTTGAACTTTCTTTGTAAAGCATAATAAGGCGTTTTTTTGTTACTGAATAGAAACTGCTGGAAAGCGGTATACCTGCCTTCAACGATGCCATTCTTAATACCAGTTCCTGGTAGTGGTTCCTGTTACCGGTATATTGAACAACACGGGCATCCGCCAGGAACTCATGGTTTGTCCGGATAAGTCTTTTAAAAAAGAACAGGAAAGGATTGACCCAGCAAGCAACTATAAGCAGCTCTGTAAACAGGATATCCCATGAATGCCGCTGTTTTATATGAGCTTCTTCATGCATCAGAACAGCATCGTCGATCCGGCCCCCTTCATACTCCAGGCGATTCAGGAAAATCGTACGCAAAAAAGAATGGGGTGATACATCTGCATCCAGCAAAACAATGGAGCAATGTTCTTTTTTTATTTTGGGATAGCGGTGCAGCAACCGCCGGTAATACAATAAATTCCGCACAAACCGGATCAGTAAGAGTATCGATATGCTAAAGAAAACAATCGCCCCGGTATCCATCCCCTTCTTTTTTCCCGTTGTGGAAAGTGCCAAACCGGGCAACGCTTGCTCCTGTGATGGCTTTACAGGGTCGACAGGGATCATATGCAGTTCTTCAAATGGCGGTGCAGGTAGGCCCAGGTAATCCGGCACTGTTGTTTCCAACTTCAGTAAGGGAAGCAAAAACGGAACAACCAGGCAAGCCAGCAGGTAAAACCGGTTAAACACCAGCATCTTTTCCTTCTGGAGGAAGAAGACATAAAACACATACAGCAGGCCGCTGCAGGTGATCACTTTTAAAAGATAACCGATCATTTTTTCTTTTTTTGATCAGATAACGACTGAATCTGTCCGTCCACGATCCGTTTCAGCTCCTCCAGTTGCTCCCGGTTCAGCTTGGCCTCTCTTGTAAAAAAAGAAGCGAACTGCAGTACCGAATCATCAAAATAATTTTTGATCATCTTGTTCACATGCTTTGAAAAATAATCCGCCTTATTGATCAATGGATAATATTCTCTTGAGTTTCCCTGCTGGGTATAGCCAATAACCCCCTTGTCCGTCATCCGCTTTAACAGTGTGGCCACGGTTGTGCTGGCGGGTTTTGGATCCGGAAAGCTATCGATCAGCTCTTTCATAAACGCCTTCTCTGCTTTCCAGATGTATTCCATTAACTGTTCTTCCGATGGTGATAGCTTGATCATTCTACAAATATAGATTTATTTCTACAAATGTAGAATTAAAATTGAAACGGACAAATTTTTTTTAGAATTATTCCGGGAGTAACAAGAGTCCTTTAAAACCGGTTCGTATGCATGTATTTTACAACTATTGCCACGTTTTTACCAGTCTTTACCCTTCTGCTTATGATACAAATAAATTAAATTTGTTCTATAAGAACTTTTAACACTATGCCAAACAATAAAATACACGAAGGCCGGAATGTGAAACGCTTCCGCGAAATGCCGGGCATCAAACAGGAAACACTGTCGCTGGAACTGGGTGACGTCCCGATAGCTATCGGGAGGAATCAAAAGAAAATATCTGTACTGGAAACCAAGGAAACCATTGATGTGCCGCTGCTGCAACAGATCTCTGCCGTGCTGAAGATACCGGTGGAAGCTTTCCAGAATTTTGATGAGGCAGCGGATATTGCATACATCAATACGTATGCTTCAGCAGGAGAAAGAGATGATTGAGAAGTTGGAAAGATTGATTGAGGGGAAGTAGTAGAATTGTGTTGCTGTTTACTGTCGCACAAATTAAGCGAAGTTTATGAAGAAGGAATATATTAAGGAACTATTCGAACATTTTGAAAGCGCCTGTTATGACTTTGATGGCATTGAATGTTGGAGCGCACGCGAGCTTCAATCCATTTTGGGGTATGCAAAGTGGGATAACTTTAAGAATGTAATTGACAAGGCCAAAAAGTCGTGCGAACAGGCAGGAGAAGCCATCAAAAACCATTTTGCCGATATCGGGAAAATGGTCGAGATCGGCAGCGGGGTTGAAAAAGAAATTACTGATTTTGCGCTCACAAGATACGCTTGTTATTTAATAGCTCAGAATGGCGATGCTACCACCAAAAGCGAAATTGCATTTGCCCAGACCTACTTTGCCGTTCAAACCCGAAAGCAGGAAATAATAGAACGACGGCTGCTTGATGTAGCCAGGGTAACAGCACGCGAAAAACTATCCAAGTCTGAAAAGAAATTGTCGGGAATTATTTACGAAAGAGGTGTTGATGAAAAAAGCTTTGCCGTTATCCGATCTAAGGGGGACCAGGCGCTTTTTGGCGGCAAAAGCACCAACGATATGAAGCGGGTTCTGAAAATACCCGAAAGCAGGCCATTGGCTGATTTCCTTCCCACACTTACCATCAAGGCGAAAGATTTTGCCACTGAATTAACCAGTCATAATGTAGTGGACAAAGATTTAAAGGGCGATATACAAATTTCTAAAGAGCACGTTGAAAACAACAAAGCCGTAAGAGCAATGCTTAAGGATAGAGGAGTAATTCCCGAAGAACTGCCTACTGCAGAAGATGTTAAGAAAGTACAAAGAAGACTGGAAAGTGAAGAGAAGAAAGTACTGAAAGAAGTTAAGAAAATACAAAATAAAAAGAAAGGATAATTATTTGCTTTTTTACTTTGCATATGAATTATCCAGCTGCATAAAAAATAGCGTTGTATCTAAAATTGGAGCGATTAATAGATGGGATCAGGCAAAGCCTGATATGGCAAAAAACCGAGAAGATACAAGTTAAAGGCGTTAAGATTATTTTGTACGAAGACAATCAGCAAGACTGGCTTTGTTTCCTCGACAGATATGGCACGATACCGAAAAAGCGATTGCATCATACGATGGGATGACGGTGCAGCACTGGATTATTTGCCAGGGCAGGCCAAACAAAAAAACAGCTTACTTGTGACTACCCCATTCAGACTCCTACTTCCATTCCTGCCGGTACCGGTTCCTTCCAGTCAAGCTGCAACAGCTCACAGGTTTCTGTACGTATCTGATAGCACAGGGCTTCGTTCTCTTCCAGGTCCTGTCCCAAAGAGGGGATCATCGCTTTTAATTTCTCATTCCATTTTCCGTTGAAACGGTCGGGAAAACAACGTTCCAGCAACGTGAGCATAATCGATACGGAAGTGGAGGCACCGGGAGAGGCACCCAGTAAGGCGCCGATCGTTCCATCCTCGCTGGTAACGATCTCTGTTCCGAATTGTAATGACGCACCTTTTTCCGCATCCTTATAAATGATCTGCACCCGCTGACCGGCTTCTTCAAGTTTCCAGTCTGCTGCTTTTGCTTCCGGATAAAATACCCGCAATGCGTCAATACGGTCTTCAAAGGACAGGCTCAATTGCTGTACCAGGTATTTTTCCAGTTCATAATTTTTAAGCCCCACCCGCATCAGGGAAACGATGTTCCAGTATTTGATCGATTCGAACAGATCCCAGTAGGACCCTTCTTTTAAGAACTTGGTGGAGAACGTGGCAAAGGGGCCAAACAGGATGGAGGTATCATCCCCCATTACCCGCGTATCCAGGTGCGGCACGCTCATGGGTGGTGCTCCCACGGATGCTTGTCCGTATACCTTTGCGTTATGTTTCTTCACCACTTCCGGGTTGGTGCACACCAGCCATTGCCCGCCTACCGGAAACCCGCCATAGAGCTTGCTTTCTGGGATATCGCTGTCCTGCAGCAGGTGCAGGGAGCCACCGCCCGCTCCGATAAATACAAAGCGGGAATAATAGATCGTCTTCGCTCCTGTGGAAAGGTTTTTCACTTTTACTTTCCAGCGCCCGTCGTCCTGCCGGATGAGATCATACACTTCGTGCAGGAGATGCAGTTCGGTATTTCCCCGGGCGATCATATTGTCGATAAAGATCCGCGTCAGTGCCCCGTAATCCACATCGGTACCCAGCTCCGTATAGGTAGTGGCAATTTTTTCGGATGCATCCCGTCCTTCCGCTACCAGGGGGATCCATTTTTTGATCACCTCCGGATCTTCGGAGTATTCCATGCCCCTGAACAACCTGAATTGCTGGAGGGCTTTATAACGCTTCCTTAAATATTTTACATCATTTTCCCCGCGCACAAAACTCATATGCGGTACGGTACGGATAAAGTCTTTCGGGTCCTTTATCTGTCCGTCTTTTACCAGGTAGGACCAGAATTGCTTGGATTGCTCGAACTGCTCGATAATGTCAAGCGCCTTTTTGGTTTCGATGGACCCATCCTCCTGCTCGGGGGTATAGTTGAGCTCGCATAAAGCCGCATGTCCGGTGCCCGCATTGTTCCAGGCATCTGAGCTCTCACCGGCTACCCGCCCCAGCCGCTCAAAGATATGGATGGAGTGTCCCGGTTCCAGTTCGTTGATAAAAGCGCCTAAGGTCGCGCTCATGATACCGGCACCAATCAATACCACATCGGTCTCTATTTCTTTTCTTTTAGCCACGTTCCGCGATTTTATTCGTTTAAAAGTGGTGCAAAATTAAAAAGAACCAAAGAAAATACAGCTTTCGAAAACGTTATACTTTTATTTTATTTCAGGAAAAGATCCCGCTCATCAGCAAAACGAACAGTCATTTGTGTGTTTTTTGAGCAGGGAGGTAAAAATCGGCAGATATTGAATTGTCCCGGCTTATAAAGGGAGACATTCCTCCCCCTGCTTCCGGAGCACCAGTTGCCGGTCGGCCACCGTGCGTGCATACGTCAGCGCCTCCCCCAGCACAGCCTGCCGGGCTTCCCTGAGCCCCAGCCGGCAAAGCAGATGGGCCCGGGCCATGGTCCATTCAAAGCCCTTTCCATCTGCGATCAGTGAGTGCAGGGTTTCCAGGCGATCCAGCAACTCCTTTAAGTTCATCCCCGTATAGCTTTCTGCAATGATCCGGTTCAGCACGATAATATCCGACCCCGGAACCAGCTGTTCCAGCGCCTGGTACAGGACAGCGATCTGCTGCCAGTTGGTTTCGGAAAAGAAAGCGGCGGTACAATGAACGGATGCGATCAACGCCTCCAGGTAATACCGGTTCAGCGGTGGTTGTTGTCTGGGCAGGTAATAAAACCCTTCCCCGATCAGTGCCTGGTCCCACAGACTCCGGTCCTGTTCTTCCAGGGTCAGCCATTCACCTTCCGCGCTGATCCGGGCCGGGAACCGGGCCGCATTAAAGAACTGTAATGCCAGTAATGCCGCGGATGCGCCGTTCCCTGTGTCATGCTCATAAACGATCTTCGTCAGCCGCATGGCCTCAAAGCACAGCTCATGACTGATGCCGCTTGTTCCCCGGGTGGTCCGGTATCCTTCATTAAAAATAAGGTACAACACGGTATGTACCGTATCGCTGCGTGCTTGCAGGTTTTCAACCAGCGGCGTTTCAAAAAGCCGGCCGGAGTTCCGCAGCACGGCTTTTGCACGGGTCAGCGATTTTTTTACTGCTTCTTTTTGCATCAGCAGTGCGCCCGCAATTTCCGTGGTACCAAAGCCGCATAATACGGAAAGGGTAATGATGATGCGGCTTTTTTCTGAAAGCTCCGGGTGACAGCAGGCCAGTAACAACCGCAGCTGGCTGTCCTGCACAAAGGAGGCAGGCAACCCCGGTTCCGGTATTGCCTGTTCCTGCATTTCGGGTAATGCTGAATCCGGGTAAAGTTTTTTGTCACGGTTGATCCTGTTGATGGCGTTGTTGCGTGCTACGGTCATCAGCCAGGCTTCCGGATTATCCGGGATACCCGAGAACCGCCACCGCTTCAGCGCCGCTTCAAAGGCATCCTGTACCGCATCCAGAACCGTATCCAGATGTGCTGCACCAAACCGGTTTATCAATACGGCGGTCATTACCCCGGATTGCTCTCTGAAAAGACGGTCGGCCAATGTATGTGTAACCGTATATCCCGTCATGCACTATACGTCCATTTGCATAATTTCCCGCACCTCAATCGTATTGCCGCGCTTCAGATCCGGGCAGTCCTTTACCAGTTCAATTGCCGCTTCCAGGGAATCAGCCTTCAGAAAATAAATGCCGCTTACACATTCTTTACTTTCGATATACGGTCCGTCCGTGATCACGTTGTTTTTGATAACCGCACCGGCAGCTTCGAGGGGGTTGGCATCCTTGTAGTTTCCTTTTTTTGTCAGCTCCTCCACCCAGGCAATATGTTCGTTAATGCAATCCTGCATTTCCTTGGAACTCATTTCGGTTCCATAACTCGGGTTTTCCCGGATGAGCAGTAAAAATTCTTTCATGATCTTATTTTTTTGAAATTAATAAATTATTAGCAGGTTAATGACAAACAGGGATGAATAACGGGGACATAAATACCGGAAATTTTTTATGGAAAGCAGGAATCACCAGGACCCGAAAAGGCATGAAGATCCACGAAGAAGAGGATAAAAGTCTTAGTGTTTCTTGGAGTCTTGGCGCCTTTGTGGTTAAACGGCCACCAAAACCCGAAGGCGCTAAGATGCACGAAGAATTGCTCTCACGGATTACACGGATTATCACGGAAAGGCTGAAGCCTCTGTGCGAGTCTGAGAAATCTCCGGGCCATTTTCAGGAGACATTTAAAGTCCGCAAATATTCAGAGGATCGTAAAAAAAAGCTTAGTATTTCCTCGTGGCTTTCTGCCTTTGTGGCGAAAAAGGCCGCCAAGACCCGAAGGCACCAAGATACACGAAGAATTGCTCTCACGGATTACACGGATTATCACAGAAAGACTGCCCCCTTCGGTGCAAGTCTGAGAAATCTCCGGGCCATTTTCAGAAGCCCTTAGAGTCCGCAAATATTCAGAGAATCGTAAAAAAAACTTAGCGGTTCCTCGTGGCTTTGTGCCCTTGTGGAGAAAAAGGCCGCCAAGACCCGAAGGCACCAAGATACACGAAGAATTGCTCTCACGGATTACACGGATTATCACAGAAAGACTGAAGCCTTCTGTGCAAGTCTGAGAAATCTCCGGGCCATTTTCAGGAGACCTTTAAAGTCTGCAAATATTCGGAGGATCGTAAAAAAAAAGCTTAGTGGTTCCTCGTGGCTTTCTGCCTTTGTGGCGAAAAAGGCCACCAAGACCCGAGGGCACCAAGATACACGAAGAATTGCTCTCACGGATTATGACGGAAAGACGAAAGTCTTCTGTCCCAGTCTGAGAAATCGGTGAGCGGTTTTCAAAAGACCTTTACTGCGCTCTTCCTGGCCCCATGCATCTAAATGAGAAGCAATAGTAAAAGAGGCAGCGCCTCGAAAGGATACTCAAATACGGGTTTTAACCCGTTTGAGCAGCAGCTGCAGTACGTAGAGAACCGTAGGTTCGGCACATGATCTTCCATACAGACAGCGCTAAAAACTAAGGGTCGCCTGCCCTTCGCACACCCCCGCAACCTTGAATCGTTCCCGTGAAAGACCTATATTTAACAAAAAAGCTATGATCTGGAAGAAACCTGTCGATATAGCGCTGCTGAACACGCCACAGGATTATATGGGCAGCTATCTTGGTATAACATTCACGGGATTTACAGACAACAGTCTTACCGCAGCCATGCCGGTAACCCCTAAAGTGCACCAGCCTTACGGCATCCTGCATGGGGGTGCTTCCGTAGTCCTTGCCGAAACCGTGGGCTCCTATGCCAGCAGTCTTGTAGTGGATACCGATCAGTTTATGGTGGTAGGACTGGAGGTGAATGCCAATCACCTGAAACCGGTTGCCTCCGGTACGGTGCATGCCACCTGTACACCATTGCACCTGGGCAGCAAGACCCATGTATGGGATATCCGGATCTATAATGATGAACAGCAGCTGACCTGCATCAGCCGGCTAACGGTAGTGATCATAGAAAAAAGAACATTTAAATGACATAAAAATATAATTATCAGACAATAGAAAATCTGTATCTTATTTTTTTCAGGAAGCTAAAATGAAGATCCGGGGTAAAGCAGCCACACATAAAAAACCCCGCACTCAGCGGGGTTCTTATTATTATATTATACCAAGAAAGATCAGTTGTTCTCAGCGTTCGGAGCATCTTTCTTTTCCGGACGCGGGATCAGCGCCTTCCGGGATAATTTGAATTTGCCGGACTTCGGATCAGTGCCGATCAGTTTTACTTTCATGGAGTCGCCTTCCTTCACTACCCCTTCGAGCGTTTCCAGGCGTTTCCAGCTGATCTCGCTGATATGTACCAGCCCTTGTTTGCCGGGGAGGAATTCTACAAATGCACCAAACTCCTTGATACCTTTTACCACTGCATCATAAACTTCACCTACCACAGGCACTGCCACGATACCCTTGATCCAGTTCTCTGCTTTTTCAACAGCGGCTTTTTCCACACCAAAGATGCTGATCTCGCCGCGGTTGTTCACTTCTTCGATATTGATCGTGGTACCGGTCTCGCGCTGCATTTCCTGGATCACTTTACCACCTGGTCCGATCACTGCACCGATAAATTCTTTATCGATAAACATTTTCACAACCCGGGGGGCATGTGCTTTCACTTCTTCGCGTGCTTCCGGCATTGCGGTATACATGGCATCAAGGATATGCAAACGGCCTGCCTTTGCCTGCTCGAGCGCCTGCTTCATTACCTCCATCGGAAGTCCGTCCACCTTAATATCCATCTGCACGCCGCAGATACCATCACGGGTACCGGTAACCTTAAAGTCCATATCACCCAGGTGGTCTTCATCACCCAGGATATCACTTAAGATAGCAAATTTATCTCCTTTGGTAATCAATCCCATAGCAATACCAGAAACATGCTTGGGGAAAGGTACCCCTGCATCCATCAGGGCCAGTGAACCGGCACACACGGTAGCCATAGAGCTGGAACCATTTGATTCAAGGATATCACTTACCACACGCACGGTGTAGCCGAAGTCCTCTCCTTCTTTTGGCATCATCTGCTTCAGGGAACGCATTGCCAGGTTTCCATGTCCTACCTCACGACGGCCGGGGCCGCGCATCATCTTTACTTCACCGGTAGAGAAAGGAGGAAAATTATAATGCAGGATAAATTTGGAATAAACGGATTTTGCAGCTGTTTCAACCAGCAGCTCATCTAAACCAGTACCCAATGTAACAGTTGTAATAGACTGTGTTTCACCTCTTGTAAACAAAGCTGATCCGTGCGGAGAAGGCAGTACATCCACTTCCATATCCAGAGGGCGGATCTCGGTCAGCGCGCGGCCGTCCAAACGTACCCGCTCATCCAGGATCATATCTCTTACCACATCATACTGAAGATCGCTGTAATAGTTGGACACCATCTTTTTCTTTTCTGATGTAAACGGATCTTCTTCTGTAGCCCCTTCTTCAAAAAGAGCCACTAACTCATCATAAACAGCTGAAAATTTGTCGCTTCTATCGTGCTTACTTAATTTTCCTTTAGCTATTTCATACACTTTGGGTTGTGCATAGCTGTATACTTTTTCACGGATGGCTTCGTCCTGCACCGGCTTGGTATATTCCCGTTTTCCGGTAACACCCTTTAAAGCCCGCAGTTCTTCCTGTGCTTTGATCTGAACACGGATCGCCTCATGTGCCACTTCCAGAACAGCGATCAGGTCATCCTCACTGCACTCTTCTGATTCACCTTCCACCATCATCAGGTTTTTTTCAGTAGCCGCGATGATGAAATCGATGTCCGACTGTTCCATTTCAGAACGGCTCGGGTTAATTTTAAATTGTCCGTCAACACGGCCAACCCGAACCTCGCTGATTATTTCTTTAATGGGTACATCAGAAACTGCCAGTGCAGCAGAAGCCGCGAGGCAGGCCATTGCATCCGGAAGGATTTCGGGATCACTGCTGATCAGTGTTACCAGCACCTGTACCTCACAGAAATAGTCCTCGGGGAACAGGGGGCGCAATGCCCGGTCGATCAGGCGGGAGATCAATACTTCCGAATCACTCAGGCGGCCTTCTCTTTTAAAGAAAGAGCCCGGGATACGGCCGGCAGAAGCAAATTTTTCCTGGTAATCTACCGTTAACGGAAAAAAGCTCTGTCCTTCTTTTGCTTCCTTATTGGCTACCACGGTAGCCAGTATCATACATTTTCCGCTGGATACCGTTACGGATCCATCGGCCTGACGTGCCAGGCGACCTGTTTCAATAGTCACTTCCCGGCCATCGCCTATATTAAATACCTTTCTGATAGGTTGTTGTAACATAAAATAAAGTTGAATTTTAAA includes:
- the mqo gene encoding malate dehydrogenase (quinone); the encoded protein is MAKRKEIETDVVLIGAGIMSATLGAFINELEPGHSIHIFERLGRVAGESSDAWNNAGTGHAALCELNYTPEQEDGSIETKKALDIIEQFEQSKQFWSYLVKDGQIKDPKDFIRTVPHMSFVRGENDVKYLRKRYKALQQFRLFRGMEYSEDPEVIKKWIPLVAEGRDASEKIATTYTELGTDVDYGALTRIFIDNMIARGNTELHLLHEVYDLIRQDDGRWKVKVKNLSTGAKTIYYSRFVFIGAGGGSLHLLQDSDIPESKLYGGFPVGGQWLVCTNPEVVKKHNAKVYGQASVGAPPMSVPHLDTRVMGDDTSILFGPFATFSTKFLKEGSYWDLFESIKYWNIVSLMRVGLKNYELEKYLVQQLSLSFEDRIDALRVFYPEAKAADWKLEEAGQRVQIIYKDAEKGASLQFGTEIVTSEDGTIGALLGASPGASTSVSIMLTLLERCFPDRFNGKWNEKLKAMIPSLGQDLEENEALCYQIRTETCELLQLDWKEPVPAGMEVGV
- a CDS encoding RNA polymerase sigma factor, encoding MTGYTVTHTLADRLFREQSGVMTAVLINRFGAAHLDTVLDAVQDAFEAALKRWRFSGIPDNPEAWLMTVARNNAINRINRDKKLYPDSALPEMQEQAIPEPGLPASFVQDSQLRLLLACCHPELSEKSRIIITLSVLCGFGTTEIAGALLMQKEAVKKSLTRAKAVLRNSGRLFETPLVENLQARSDTVHTVLYLIFNEGYRTTRGTSGISHELCFEAMRLTKIVYEHDTGNGASAALLALQFFNAARFPARISAEGEWLTLEEQDRSLWDQALIGEGFYYLPRQQPPLNRYYLEALIASVHCTAAFFSETNWQQIAVLYQALEQLVPGSDIIVLNRIIAESYTGMNLKELLDRLETLHSLIADGKGFEWTMARAHLLCRLGLREARQAVLGEALTYARTVADRQLVLRKQGEECLPL
- a CDS encoding YciI family protein; translated protein: MKEFLLLIRENPSYGTEMSSKEMQDCINEHIAWVEELTKKGNYKDANPLEAAGAVIKNNVITDGPYIESKECVSGIYFLKADSLEAAIELVKDCPDLKRGNTIEVREIMQMDV
- a CDS encoding hotdog fold thioesterase, which codes for MIWKKPVDIALLNTPQDYMGSYLGITFTGFTDNSLTAAMPVTPKVHQPYGILHGGASVVLAETVGSYASSLVVDTDQFMVVGLEVNANHLKPVASGTVHATCTPLHLGSKTHVWDIRIYNDEQQLTCISRLTVVIIEKRTFK
- the pnp gene encoding polyribonucleotide nucleotidyltransferase; translation: MLQQPIRKVFNIGDGREVTIETGRLARQADGSVTVSSGKCMILATVVANKEAKEGQSFFPLTVDYQEKFASAGRIPGSFFKREGRLSDSEVLISRLIDRALRPLFPEDYFCEVQVLVTLISSDPEILPDAMACLAASAALAVSDVPIKEIISEVRVGRVDGQFKINPSRSEMEQSDIDFIIAATEKNLMMVEGESEECSEDDLIAVLEVAHEAIRVQIKAQEELRALKGVTGKREYTKPVQDEAIREKVYSYAQPKVYEIAKGKLSKHDRSDKFSAVYDELVALFEEGATEEDPFTSEKKKMVSNYYSDLQYDVVRDMILDERVRLDGRALTEIRPLDMEVDVLPSPHGSALFTRGETQSITTVTLGTGLDELLVETAAKSVYSKFILHYNFPPFSTGEVKMMRGPGRREVGHGNLAMRSLKQMMPKEGEDFGYTVRVVSDILESNGSSSMATVCAGSLALMDAGVPFPKHVSGIAMGLITKGDKFAILSDILGDEDHLGDMDFKVTGTRDGICGVQMDIKVDGLPMEVMKQALEQAKAGRLHILDAMYTAMPEAREEVKAHAPRVVKMFIDKEFIGAVIGPGGKVIQEMQRETGTTINIEEVNNRGEISIFGVEKAAVEKAENWIKGIVAVPVVGEVYDAVVKGIKEFGAFVEFLPGKQGLVHISEISWKRLETLEGVVKEGDSMKVKLIGTDPKSGKFKLSRKALIPRPEKKDAPNAENN